The Diadema setosum chromosome 12, eeDiaSeto1, whole genome shotgun sequence genome has a segment encoding these proteins:
- the LOC140236027 gene encoding uncharacterized protein — translation MPFGHHHHHHHHHHPPRHHHPHHHHHHPGVGVGVGLVAGAALAAAATSRPKPAPPRTVVKEEKTVVYVTNPTPTAAAYPTGSQPPPPQGYPYPPQPYPNPPPPQGYPPTSYPSAPPPPAGYPQPPPPQGYPQPPPPQGYPYPPPSYPQ, via the exons ATGCCG TTCGgacatcatcaccaccatcaccaccaccaccaccctcCCCGCCACCACCACCcgcatcaccaccaccaccatcccgGCGTCGGCGTCGGAGTCGGCCTGGTAGCCGGAGCTGCTCTAGCGGCAGCCGCCACGTCTCGACCAAAGCCCGCACCGCCTAGGACCGtggtgaaagaagaaaaaaccgTTGTG tACGTGACAAACCCGACTCCGACTGCTGCCGCCTATCCAACCGGATCCCAGCCGCCTCCACCTCAGGGATACCCGTATCCACCGCAACCCTATCCGAACCCTCCCCCTCCTCAGGGCTACCCACCAACAAGCTATCCGAGTGCTCCTCCACCACCGGCCGGGTATCCGCAACCGCCTCCACCACAGGGGTATCCGCAACCACCTCCACCACAGGGGTATCCGTACCCACCACCCAGTTATCCGCAGTGA